The genomic segment GCTGCCAGTAAATTTCAGCTATTTTAAGTTTTAATTTTTATTTATTTTTTCTCTTTGAGATGGTTTTCTATTTAACCATTTATAATATCCAGAGCGGGACACCTCTAAAACCTGACACATCTTCACCACAGTAAATTGATCACTGTGGTCCCTGATAAAACCGTAAATTACTTCGCTTCGTTCGAGAAGATGCTTACGGCCTTTTTTAAAATATCACGCTCTGTTTTAGCATCTTTTAATTCTTTTTTTAGTCTTTGAATTTCTTTTTGTTCAGGAGTTAGTTTCTGTTTGCCATGGCCTGGAAAAGCAAGATCACCTTTATCTTTGTACTCTCTACGCCATCTAATTAAAGTACCATAAGGTATGTCAAGATTTTCAGATACATTTTTAACTGTTTTATCTGATCTATTTGATAGTTCAACAGCATCTTTTTTGAATTCTTCTGTATATGTTCTTCGTTTTTCTCCCAATTGTAGCACCTCCGTTACTTCTATTATATCGCTTAACTGGGTGTCTAACAAATTGGGGGAGGGTCAGAGTCTTTTAATATATTTTCACTTGAAGATGCTCTAGGAGTTTGATAAATTAAGATATGTGATAATTTTTGTAGCCAAAGGAGGTAATCTAATGAGCGGAAAAAATCGTAAAGACATAAAGCCTGGACTCAGCGTTTCAGTTGTTCAGAAGAAAGACCAGCGTTCAGGAAAATTGACTAAAGGCGTTGTCAAAGATATTTTAACTAATTCTTCTACTCATCCTCACGGGATTAAAGTACGTTTAGAGAGTGGAAAGGTTGGTAGAGTAAAAGAGATACATTCTTAATTAACTTGTATTATATTGATATATTGTTGCAGTTTCAAGATATTGCAGTGATAGTCAATATGTATCCGCCGCTTGCCGTTCGCTCAACGTCCTGTTTCGCTCACTGTCAAAAACTGCCCCTCCGTCGTCCATGACTCCGGGTCAGTTTTAAGAGTCGCTCTGGACACATATTGACTATTTGTAGCACAGAAATTTCATTGATCTGGTTTTAAACGCTTCCTCAGATAATTTTGCACAATTAGTTGATATCTTGCAAAAAGCGACTTTAAAGCAGTCCCACAAGAGAGAATAGTTAACATATAAAGCGGAATCTTTAAATCATAACACTAAGATTTATTTACTGCTGAGTGACTAGGACTGATTTCTGGAGCGTTTGCAAGATATCAACTCTAAACTGCAACAATATATCAATTATGTTTTAAGTAAAAAGTTTAGTCAATTAGAAGAGGTGATTATAAATGAAAGACTATTTAATCAGAGTAATGACTACCAACAAAGAAATTAGAGCTTTAGCAGTTAATTCAACTGGAGTCGTTAGAGAAGCCCAGAAAGCACATGATACAACTCCAGTGGCCACAGCAGCTTTAGGACGAACATTGAACGGAGCCTTGCTTATGGGATCTATGGTTAAGACCGGTCAGGAAACGGCGCTAAAGATTGCTGGCGATGGTCCATTAGGTAAGATAGCTGCGGAAGCCAATCATCACGGTGAAGTAAGGGGTTATGTTCAGAATCCTAAAGTAGATTTTATGACCAGCAGACAGGGAAAGCTGGATGTAGCTCAAGCTATAGGGAAAGGCCAGTTAGTTGTGCGCAAAGACTTAGGAGTAGAAGAACCCTATGAAGGTAGTGTTCCTTTAGTTTCTGGGGAGATTGGTGAAGATCTTACCTATTACTTTACTCAATCAGAGCAGGTTCCGTCGGCGGTAGGACTGGGAGTACTGGTGGATACTGATCTTTCAGTTAAAGCTGCCGGTGGATTTATTGTCCAATTACTGCCTGAAGCCAGCGAAGAGACAATAGAACAATTAGAAGAGAACTTAGCTGAGATAGAATCTGTAAGTAGATTAATTGATCATGGTTTAAGTCCAGAAGAGTTATTAGAAAAGATTCTATCCGGATTTGAGTTTAGAACTTTAGCTGAAAAAGAAGTTATTTATAAATGCAAATGCAGTAAGGAAGATACCAAGAATTTATTAGCTAGCTTAGGTAAAGAAGAGATAGAGGAGATAATAGCTGAGGAAGGTAAGATAGAGATTGAATGCCATTTTTGTGGTGAAGTATATCAGTACAGTAAAGAAGAGGTTGAAGAAATATAAAGAATATCTCTCCAAATTTATGCATATAATTCTATATGTATAAATTTGGGAGGGGGAATATGCTTATTTTCATCAAATCAAAAAGAAAGATGGTACTGCTGTTGGTTATAGGCTGTTTAGTACTTTATGGTTCGGGAGTCTATTTACAGAATTACTTTCCCGAGGATTCTGCTGTACCTGTAAGTGAAGACATAGAAGATATGTTGACTACAAAAGTACAAGATATATTTAAGGTGCGGAATAAAGCCTTACTAGAAAAGGAAACAGATAAGCTAGAAAGCTTATATAGTACAGAGACTAAAGGAAGATGGGCCTATGAGCATGAGCTTAAAAGAATGAAGTATCTACATAAGTGGTCAGATAAA from the Acetohalobium arabaticum DSM 5501 genome contains:
- a CDS encoding YwbE family protein, which codes for MSGKNRKDIKPGLSVSVVQKKDQRSGKLTKGVVKDILTNSSTHPHGIKVRLESGKVGRVKEIHS
- the hslO gene encoding Hsp33 family molecular chaperone HslO, which encodes MKDYLIRVMTTNKEIRALAVNSTGVVREAQKAHDTTPVATAALGRTLNGALLMGSMVKTGQETALKIAGDGPLGKIAAEANHHGEVRGYVQNPKVDFMTSRQGKLDVAQAIGKGQLVVRKDLGVEEPYEGSVPLVSGEIGEDLTYYFTQSEQVPSAVGLGVLVDTDLSVKAAGGFIVQLLPEASEETIEQLEENLAEIESVSRLIDHGLSPEELLEKILSGFEFRTLAEKEVIYKCKCSKEDTKNLLASLGKEEIEEIIAEEGKIEIECHFCGEVYQYSKEEVEEI